One window of the Planktothrix sp. FACHB-1365 genome contains the following:
- the hemE gene encoding uroporphyrinogen decarboxylase, which translates to MDSNRDLREKYPSFRERSEKTEIAVEISLQPFRAFQPDGVILFSDILTPLPGIGINFDIIESKGPIIDPPIRSLEQVEKLHPIEPEESLPFIREILQTLRREVGNQAAVLGFVGAPWTLAAYAIEGKSSKDYAIIKKMAFSEPAILHKFLEKVADAIAVYVRYQIDSGAQVIQMFDSWAGQLSPQDYEVFALPYQKRVVDQVKQTHPDTPLILYISGSSGLLERIAKTGFDFVSVDWMVDMADARQRLGQNIGVQGNLDPCILFGSQEMIRDRILDTIKKAGNQGHILNLGHGVLQNTPEKNVAYFFETAKQADQLLSVHA; encoded by the coding sequence ATCGACTCTAACCGTGATCTACGGGAAAAATACCCTTCCTTCCGTGAACGCTCCGAAAAAACGGAGATCGCCGTTGAAATTTCCCTGCAACCCTTCCGTGCTTTTCAACCGGATGGCGTGATTTTATTTTCTGATATTCTAACGCCTCTGCCTGGAATTGGCATTAATTTCGATATTATCGAAAGCAAAGGGCCAATTATTGATCCGCCCATTCGCAGTTTAGAACAAGTTGAAAAACTGCATCCCATTGAACCGGAAGAAAGCTTACCTTTTATTCGGGAAATTCTGCAAACCTTACGGCGGGAAGTGGGAAATCAAGCTGCTGTTTTAGGGTTTGTCGGTGCTCCTTGGACGTTGGCGGCTTATGCGATTGAAGGTAAAAGTTCTAAAGATTATGCTATTATTAAAAAAATGGCATTTTCTGAACCTGCAATTCTGCATAAATTCTTAGAAAAAGTTGCAGATGCGATCGCTGTTTATGTGCGTTATCAAATTGATTCCGGCGCACAAGTGATTCAAATGTTTGATTCTTGGGCGGGTCAATTAAGCCCCCAAGATTATGAAGTTTTCGCCCTTCCTTATCAAAAACGAGTAGTTGATCAAGTCAAACAAACCCATCCTGATACGCCTTTAATTCTTTATATTAGTGGGAGTTCGGGATTATTAGAACGCATTGCTAAAACCGGGTTTGATTTTGTCAGTGTTGACTGGATGGTTGATATGGCGGATGCGCGTCAACGTTTGGGTCAAAATATTGGGGTTCAAGGAAATCTTGATCCTTGTATTTTATTCGGGTCACAAGAGATGATTCGTGATCGCATTTTAGACACCATTAAAAAAGCCGGAAATCAAGGTCATATCCTCAATTTAGGGCATGGTGTCCTTCAAAATACCCCTGAAAAAAACGTTGCCTATTTCTTTGAAACGGCAAAACAAGCGGATCAATTATTAAGCGTTCACGCCTAA
- a CDS encoding NAD(P)-dependent oxidoreductase: MKKRIFITGASGCIGHYIVEKLIQNTEHELFLLVRNPDKLGFDYNSRPDIHILQGNLRDINQFKDLLSTINIGILIATAWGGYQEVLEINVKANLELVKLLNPEICEQILYFSTASILDQNNTLLPEAGEIGTDYIRTKYECLQELLKIASSLPPLRILFPTLVLGGEDNKPYSHLSGGISDVVKWINLIRWFQADASFHFIHAADIATVVYYLVNHPPIYPETEQFVLGNPEITLNQAVETACQYYNKRIYFRLNLSPSLANFFIWLFKIQMADWDRFCLDYRHFTYQNPVHPGVYDLPGYCATFTDVLKLS; the protein is encoded by the coding sequence ATGAAAAAACGAATTTTTATTACAGGTGCGAGTGGTTGTATTGGTCATTATATTGTAGAAAAATTAATTCAAAACACCGAACATGAATTATTTTTATTAGTGAGAAATCCTGATAAATTAGGGTTTGATTATAACAGTCGTCCCGATATTCATATTCTTCAAGGAAATTTAAGAGATATCAATCAATTTAAAGATTTATTATCTACGATTAATATAGGGATTTTAATTGCTACAGCTTGGGGAGGATATCAAGAGGTTTTAGAGATTAATGTTAAGGCTAATTTAGAATTAGTTAAATTATTAAATCCTGAGATTTGTGAGCAGATACTATATTTTTCAACGGCTAGTATTTTAGATCAAAATAATACTTTATTACCTGAAGCGGGAGAAATTGGAACCGATTATATTAGGACAAAATATGAATGTTTACAGGAATTATTAAAAATAGCTTCTAGTTTACCTCCATTAAGGATATTATTTCCCACGTTAGTATTAGGAGGAGAGGATAATAAACCCTATTCCCATTTATCAGGAGGTATTTCTGATGTGGTTAAATGGATTAATTTAATTCGTTGGTTTCAAGCGGATGCAAGTTTCCATTTTATTCATGCTGCTGATATTGCAACAGTGGTATATTATTTAGTGAATCATCCTCCGATTTACCCAGAAACAGAACAATTTGTTTTAGGAAATCCAGAAATTACCTTAAATCAAGCTGTAGAAACGGCTTGTCAATATTATAACAAACGAATTTATTTCCGTTTGAATTTATCTCCGAGTTTAGCCAACTTTTTTATCTGGCTATTTAAAATACAAATGGCAGATTGGGATCGATTTTGTCTCGATTATCGTCATTTTACTTATCAAAATCCAGTTCACCCTGGGGTCTATGATTTACCCGGCTATTGTGCAACCTTTACGGATGTTTTAAAATTAAGTTAA